One genomic window of Cannabis sativa cultivar Pink pepper isolate KNU-18-1 chromosome 2, ASM2916894v1, whole genome shotgun sequence includes the following:
- the LOC115721174 gene encoding uncharacterized protein LOC115721174: protein MPQDLPGFYYDAEKNRYFPCKGPIPGSASTSSSKSSTKPVPREIKFSRKNEVRTSKLLHVRELFGNLISSKKGKCNFKEEFRKTRASHPKVWKYFGTEKIGDSALERINVDVQLLEGQTKTDVLLAGGINGSLSFSDVGKARQQSDGLQSIPYCVWPITRGEETKCSVSPEHIWRETGASLLMSSNISCIKTFRKNSSSAMEDGGSVQHAMISTLGSERHGGSLCIINLSEPLEFDHAALFIRRRIQEIANFNCTIWTADCGSNKNRVVIGTNMGAALVDPETGGTSWVLRSKSDVLAQQLVHSGNVVLCGLRNGAVISVDVREKREGSGRLVRHRISQLPLNSTTAKSSKRWFKLSGNLYPSHTIQLPSSISCLVSLQYDDQYFLASSMDGSVKLYDHRLCQRGAVQSYEGHVNSHTRIQLGVDPSERFIMSGGEDCYLRIWSIKSGELLFRDKFSSTILSTVSWQRREELKPYTGLTGETNTATDYHEEQSSSIGASAWLGSQEGLFSMQWP from the exons ATGCCTCAAG ATCTTCCCGGGTTTTACTATGATGCGGAGAAGAACAGGTACTTCCCTTGTAAGGGTCCAATACCTGGTTCTGCTTCTACTTCTTCTTCTAAATCTTCTACCAAACCAGTACCAAGG GAGATAAAGTTTAGTAGGAAAAATGAAGTGAGAACTTCTAAGCTGCTTCATGTTAGGGAGTTATTTGGTAATctcatttcttcaaaaaaagGAAAATGCAACTTTAAGGAGGAATTCAGGAAAACTCGAGCATCACATCCTAAG GTTTGGAAATATTTTGGAACAGAGAAGATAGGCGATTCTGCTTTGGAACGGATAAATGTTGATGTGCAATTGTTAGAGGGTCAAACCAAAACAGATGTTTTATTGGCAGGCGGGATAAATGGATCTCTAAG TTTTTCTGATGTGGGAAAGGCTCGACAACAATCCGATGGTCTACAAAGCATTCCATACTGCGTGTGGCCAATCACCAGAGGAGAAGAAACTAAGTGTAGTGTGTCCCCCGAACATATATGGAGAGAGACGGGAGCTTCATTACTTATGTCATCTAATATATCGTGCATAAAAACTTTTAGAAAGAACTCTTCGTCGGCCATGGAAGATGGTGGGAGTGTCCAGCACGCAAT GATATCTACTTTGGGATCAGAGAGACATGGTGGATCTCTTTGTATTATTAATCTAAGTGAACCCTTGGAGTTCGATCATGCAGCTCTTTTCATAAGACGGAGGATACAAGAGATTGCAAATTTTAATTGTACCATATGGACTGCAGATTGTGGATCTAATAAAAATCGAGTTGTGATTG GAACCAATATGGGGGCTGCTTTGGTAGATCCCGAAACAGGAGGGACATCATGGGTGTTACGCAgtaaaagtgatgttttggcGCAGCAACTTGTTCACTCG GGAAATGTTGTACTATGTGGACTTAGAAATGGAGCAGTTATTTCTGTTGATGTTCGTGAGAAACGGGAAGGATCTGGCAGGCTTGTCAGACATAGAATTTCACAACTTCCTTTGAATAGCACTACCGCAAAATCAAGCAAACGATGGTTTAAG CTTTCTGGAAATTTGTATCCTTCTCACACAATTCAGTTGCCTTCATCAATCTCCTG TTTGGTATCACTTCAATATGATGATCAATACTTCTTGGCAAGCTCCATGGACGGCTCG GTGAAGCTTTACGACCATCGCCTTTGCCAAAGAGGTGCTGTACAATCATACGAGGGACATGTAAATTCTCACACTCGAATACAGCTCGGTGTTGATCCATCCGAGAGATTCATTATGTCAG GAGGAGAAGACTGCTACTTACGAATATGGAGTATCAAGTCCGGTGAACTACTTTTCCGAGATAAATTCTCGAGCACCATCCTCTCAACCGTTTCATGGCAGAGGAGAGAAG AACTGAAGCCCTATACGGGACTCACAGGCGAAACAAATACCGCTACAGATTACCACGAAGAACAGAGTTCAAGCATAGGAGCATCGGCATGGCTTGGATCACAGGAAGGACTGTTTTCAATGCAATGGCCATAA
- the LOC115720580 gene encoding putative phytosulfokines 6 — MKQNYFTHQYLLLFLFIFLFIISSSPKLTSATFLATKHDGIQEEQKLNIEELGMRSESLDELMGLEDCLNEEDEECLKRRIIAEAHLDYIYTQSHKP, encoded by the exons ATGAAGCAAAACTACTTCACTCATCAatatcttcttctctttctcttcatCTTTCTCTTCATTATTTCTTCTTCCCCAAAATTAACTTCAGCCACTTTCTTGGCAACCAAACATGATG GAATACAAGAGGAGCAAAAACTCAATATTGAAGAGTTGGGAATGAGAAGTGAATCACTTGAT gaGTTAATGGGATTGGAAGATTGTCtaaatgaagaagatgaagaatgtTTAAAGAGAAGGATTATTGCTGAGGCTCATTTGGACTACATCTACACCCAAAGCCACAAGCcttga
- the LOC115720903 gene encoding uncharacterized protein LOC115720903 isoform X3, whose product MVAGLINWLKFCSRNLILDGLLEKAQVLLSVLGRLICLVTNGGNEKKKTSFTFEKFVSRECSYSDSACSTSVSEDFAASLSILEPSDPWRPFLSQVLEVFADELLLHRLLREYLMRVDSASSSSRVLFRSHFVHGYSGSVLEVISVHFILSLSDEQAFETFPKRLCGRWGKDFRHPELSLTAAISLLNPIVLSGPKIFQAHVILLVSEAIAIESSSESFRPNLKLMTCYLTAFEMSVILYTGYMTNLLMDGHPIGYKGSYADSPMFGRSFQSSFECYIQESTSAKIDDLGVKLDSSWNSHVCNMFCKETSELMAEAIAYINNGEQVVDESCKDDILSISSAIIIGSFSDISGDAVLFGKKETSPQDVYLLAALLKLMSNSMSAVIWCLRHDANSGSLKTLANASSCKEYDFIVDVIGCFQHFNASLPNQKKMFNLMKAGLVTHKSSKWILMHFQGLLSLCFASGIDFLVKNCVSMIMTLMNLYAFEDGSLDALRILLVYGAETISSEAPPDKVSKIPRLSRKIVSNIQKTKSTYLSSTESSSFSHLRSEDEKAEATQNTSIRKSRTESNVGTEEETEQSCTGKIFLQCVVENPRNTHECDDLLDFIECKEGKDYPHWLKNRSKYRKWKTDKMAVLRWKKKKKTWKFMAGGGKA is encoded by the exons ATGGTAGCGGGTTTAATCAATTGGCTGAAATTTTGTTCACGGAACTTGATTCTAG ATGGATTGCTTGAGAAAGCCCAAGTTTTACTTTCTGTACTTGGTAGATTGATTTGTTTGGTTACAAATGGGGGAAATGAGAAGAAGAAAACTTCTTTTACTTTTGAGAAGTTTGTTTCTCGTGAATGTTCTTACAGTGATTCTGCTTGTTCAACTTCTGTTTCTGAAGATTTTGCTGCTTCTTTATCGATTTTGGAACCTTCTGATCCATGGCGTCCATTTTTATCCCAAGTGCTTGAG GTATTTGCAGATGAACTTTTGCTACATAGACTTTTGAGAGAATATCTTATGCGTGTTGATTCTGCATCTAGCTCAAGCAGGGTGCTTTTTAGGTCCCATTTTGTTCATGGTTATAGTGGAAGTGTATTGGAGGTGATTTCTGTTCATTTTATCTTATCACTTTCAGATGAACAAGCATTTGAGACTTTCCCCAAAAGATTATGTGGCAGATGGGGCAAAGACTTTAGACATCCTGAGCTAAGCCTGACTGCAGCCATATCACTACTTAATCCAATCGTACTTTCGGGGCCAAAAATATTCCAGGCACATGTGATTTTATTGGTTTCTGAAGCAATTGCTATAGAAAGTTCTTCAGAGAGTTTTAGACCTAATCTTAAACTTATGACCTGTTACCTAACAGCATTTGAAATGTCTGTCATCTTGTACACTGGATATATGACCAATCTGCTTATGGATGGTCATCCAATCGGTTATAAAGGTTCTTATGCAGATTCTCCTATGTTTGGCAGAAGCTTTCAATCTTCTTTTGAATGTTATATTCAAGAGTCCACAAGCGCGAAAATAGATGATCTTGGCGTTAAATTAGATTCTTCATGGAACTCACATGTTTGCAATATGTTCTGTAAAGAAACTTCTGAGCTTATGGCTGAGGCCATTGCATACATAAACAATGGTGAACAGGTTGTTGATGAATCTTGTAAAGATGATATTTTGTCAATTTCCAGTGCTATAATAATTGGATCGTTTTCAGACATTTCGGGTGATGCAGTATTATTTGGAAAGAAGGAAACAAGTCCACAAGATGTGTATCTTCTGGCTGCTTTACTAAAGTTAATGAGTAATTCAATGTCAGCAGTTATTTGGTGTTTAAGGCATGATGCTAATTCGGGTAGTTTGAAAACCTTAGCAAATGCCTCATCATGCAAGGAATATGATTTCATTGTGGATGTTATTGGCTGTTTTCAACATTTCAATGCATCTTTACCAAATCAGAAGAAAATGTTTAACTTGATGAAAGCTGGCCTCGTCACGCATAAGAGTAGCAAGTGGATACTTATGCATTTTCAGGGCTTGTTATCATTATGTTTTGCTAGTGGTATTGATTTCTTAGTGAAGAATTGTGTATCCATGATTATGACACTGATGAACCTCTATGCTTTCGAAGATGGTAGTTTAGATGCTTTGAGAATATTGCTCGTTTATGGCGCAGAAACCATTTCATCTGAAGCGCCTCCTGACAAAGTTAGTAAG ATTCCTCGATTAAGTAGAAAGATTGTTTCAAATATTCAGAAGAcaaaatcaacatacttgag CAGTACAGAATCTTCTTCATTTTCCCATTTAAGATCAGAAGATGAGAAAGCCGAAGCTACACAGAATACCTCCATCCGAAAGTCCAGGACAGAGTCGAATGTTGGTACCGAGGAGGAAACAGAGCAGTCCTGCACTGGAAAAATCTTCTTACAATGTGTGGTAGAAAACCCCAGAAACACACACGAGTGTGATGATTTGTTAGACTTCATCGAATGTAAGGAGGGCAAGGATTATCCCCACTGGTTGAAGAATCGATCGAAATATCGAAAGTGGAAAACAGATAAAATGGCAGTTCTAAGgtggaagaaaaagaaaaaaacttggaAATTCATGGCAGGAGGAGGTAAAGCTTAG
- the LOC115720903 gene encoding uncharacterized protein LOC115720903 isoform X2, which produces MASNDTFTTTRLFPSHSNALQSLISAFQSSKGFNPPFLKKLYCLLVHFSLNEPIRGSDTELDGSGFNQLAEILFTELDSRFEVFFSDLCDVNRSDNSRFRVDELTLVLRCCLVILTLLDSDGLLEKAQVLLSVLGRLICLVTNGGNEKKKTSFTFEKFVSRECSYSDSACSTSVSEDFAASLSILEPSDPWRPFLSQVLEVFADELLLHRLLREYLMRVDSASSSSRVLFRSHFVHGYSGSVLEVISVHFILSLSDEQAFETFPKRLCGRWGKDFRHPELSLTAAISLLNPIVLSGPKIFQAHVILLVSEAIAIESSSESFRPNLKLMTCYLTAFEMSVILYTGYMTNLLMDGHPIGYKGSYADSPMFGRSFQSSFECYIQESTSAKIDDLGVKLDSSWNSHVCNMFCKETSELMAEAIAYINNGEQVVDESCKDDILSISSAIIIGSFSDISGDAVLFGKKETSPQDVYLLAALLKLMSNSMSAVIWCLRHDANSGSLKTLANASSCKEYDFIVDVIGCFQHFNASLPNQKKMFNLMKAGLVTHKSSKWILMHFQGLLSLCFASGIDFLVKNCVSMIMTLMNLYAFEDGSLDALRILLVYGAETISSEAPPDKVSKIPRLSRKIVSNIQKTKSTYLSTESSSFSHLRSEDEKAEATQNTSIRKSRTESNVGTEEETEQSCTGKIFLQCVVENPRNTHECDDLLDFIECKEGKDYPHWLKNRSKYRKWKTDKMAVLRWKKKKKTWKFMAGGGKA; this is translated from the exons ATGGCTTCCAACGACACCTTCACCACCACACGCTTGTTCCCTTCTCACTCTAACGCTTTACAATCCCTAATTTCTGCGTTTCAATCTTCAAAG GGTTTCAATCCgccatttttgaaaaaattgtaCTGTCTTCTGGTTCATTTTTCCTTAAACGAACCAATTCGAGGTTCTGATACTGAGCTAGATGGTAGCGGGTTTAATCAATTGGCTGAAATTTTGTTCACGGAACTTGATTCTAGGTTCGAAGTGTTTTTTAGTGATCTGTGTGATGTGAATCGATCAGATAATTCTAGGTTTCGTGTTGATGAACTCACACTTGTCTTGAGATGTTGTCTTGTGATTTTGACTTTGCTTGATTCAGATGGATTGCTTGAGAAAGCCCAAGTTTTACTTTCTGTACTTGGTAGATTGATTTGTTTGGTTACAAATGGGGGAAATGAGAAGAAGAAAACTTCTTTTACTTTTGAGAAGTTTGTTTCTCGTGAATGTTCTTACAGTGATTCTGCTTGTTCAACTTCTGTTTCTGAAGATTTTGCTGCTTCTTTATCGATTTTGGAACCTTCTGATCCATGGCGTCCATTTTTATCCCAAGTGCTTGAG GTATTTGCAGATGAACTTTTGCTACATAGACTTTTGAGAGAATATCTTATGCGTGTTGATTCTGCATCTAGCTCAAGCAGGGTGCTTTTTAGGTCCCATTTTGTTCATGGTTATAGTGGAAGTGTATTGGAGGTGATTTCTGTTCATTTTATCTTATCACTTTCAGATGAACAAGCATTTGAGACTTTCCCCAAAAGATTATGTGGCAGATGGGGCAAAGACTTTAGACATCCTGAGCTAAGCCTGACTGCAGCCATATCACTACTTAATCCAATCGTACTTTCGGGGCCAAAAATATTCCAGGCACATGTGATTTTATTGGTTTCTGAAGCAATTGCTATAGAAAGTTCTTCAGAGAGTTTTAGACCTAATCTTAAACTTATGACCTGTTACCTAACAGCATTTGAAATGTCTGTCATCTTGTACACTGGATATATGACCAATCTGCTTATGGATGGTCATCCAATCGGTTATAAAGGTTCTTATGCAGATTCTCCTATGTTTGGCAGAAGCTTTCAATCTTCTTTTGAATGTTATATTCAAGAGTCCACAAGCGCGAAAATAGATGATCTTGGCGTTAAATTAGATTCTTCATGGAACTCACATGTTTGCAATATGTTCTGTAAAGAAACTTCTGAGCTTATGGCTGAGGCCATTGCATACATAAACAATGGTGAACAGGTTGTTGATGAATCTTGTAAAGATGATATTTTGTCAATTTCCAGTGCTATAATAATTGGATCGTTTTCAGACATTTCGGGTGATGCAGTATTATTTGGAAAGAAGGAAACAAGTCCACAAGATGTGTATCTTCTGGCTGCTTTACTAAAGTTAATGAGTAATTCAATGTCAGCAGTTATTTGGTGTTTAAGGCATGATGCTAATTCGGGTAGTTTGAAAACCTTAGCAAATGCCTCATCATGCAAGGAATATGATTTCATTGTGGATGTTATTGGCTGTTTTCAACATTTCAATGCATCTTTACCAAATCAGAAGAAAATGTTTAACTTGATGAAAGCTGGCCTCGTCACGCATAAGAGTAGCAAGTGGATACTTATGCATTTTCAGGGCTTGTTATCATTATGTTTTGCTAGTGGTATTGATTTCTTAGTGAAGAATTGTGTATCCATGATTATGACACTGATGAACCTCTATGCTTTCGAAGATGGTAGTTTAGATGCTTTGAGAATATTGCTCGTTTATGGCGCAGAAACCATTTCATCTGAAGCGCCTCCTGACAAAGTTAGTAAG ATTCCTCGATTAAGTAGAAAGATTGTTTCAAATATTCAGAAGAcaaaatcaacatacttgag TACAGAATCTTCTTCATTTTCCCATTTAAGATCAGAAGATGAGAAAGCCGAAGCTACACAGAATACCTCCATCCGAAAGTCCAGGACAGAGTCGAATGTTGGTACCGAGGAGGAAACAGAGCAGTCCTGCACTGGAAAAATCTTCTTACAATGTGTGGTAGAAAACCCCAGAAACACACACGAGTGTGATGATTTGTTAGACTTCATCGAATGTAAGGAGGGCAAGGATTATCCCCACTGGTTGAAGAATCGATCGAAATATCGAAAGTGGAAAACAGATAAAATGGCAGTTCTAAGgtggaagaaaaagaaaaaaacttggaAATTCATGGCAGGAGGAGGTAAAGCTTAG
- the LOC115720903 gene encoding uncharacterized protein LOC115720903 isoform X1: MASNDTFTTTRLFPSHSNALQSLISAFQSSKGFNPPFLKKLYCLLVHFSLNEPIRGSDTELDGSGFNQLAEILFTELDSRFEVFFSDLCDVNRSDNSRFRVDELTLVLRCCLVILTLLDSDGLLEKAQVLLSVLGRLICLVTNGGNEKKKTSFTFEKFVSRECSYSDSACSTSVSEDFAASLSILEPSDPWRPFLSQVLEVFADELLLHRLLREYLMRVDSASSSSRVLFRSHFVHGYSGSVLEVISVHFILSLSDEQAFETFPKRLCGRWGKDFRHPELSLTAAISLLNPIVLSGPKIFQAHVILLVSEAIAIESSSESFRPNLKLMTCYLTAFEMSVILYTGYMTNLLMDGHPIGYKGSYADSPMFGRSFQSSFECYIQESTSAKIDDLGVKLDSSWNSHVCNMFCKETSELMAEAIAYINNGEQVVDESCKDDILSISSAIIIGSFSDISGDAVLFGKKETSPQDVYLLAALLKLMSNSMSAVIWCLRHDANSGSLKTLANASSCKEYDFIVDVIGCFQHFNASLPNQKKMFNLMKAGLVTHKSSKWILMHFQGLLSLCFASGIDFLVKNCVSMIMTLMNLYAFEDGSLDALRILLVYGAETISSEAPPDKVSKIPRLSRKIVSNIQKTKSTYLSSTESSSFSHLRSEDEKAEATQNTSIRKSRTESNVGTEEETEQSCTGKIFLQCVVENPRNTHECDDLLDFIECKEGKDYPHWLKNRSKYRKWKTDKMAVLRWKKKKKTWKFMAGGGKA, encoded by the exons ATGGCTTCCAACGACACCTTCACCACCACACGCTTGTTCCCTTCTCACTCTAACGCTTTACAATCCCTAATTTCTGCGTTTCAATCTTCAAAG GGTTTCAATCCgccatttttgaaaaaattgtaCTGTCTTCTGGTTCATTTTTCCTTAAACGAACCAATTCGAGGTTCTGATACTGAGCTAGATGGTAGCGGGTTTAATCAATTGGCTGAAATTTTGTTCACGGAACTTGATTCTAGGTTCGAAGTGTTTTTTAGTGATCTGTGTGATGTGAATCGATCAGATAATTCTAGGTTTCGTGTTGATGAACTCACACTTGTCTTGAGATGTTGTCTTGTGATTTTGACTTTGCTTGATTCAGATGGATTGCTTGAGAAAGCCCAAGTTTTACTTTCTGTACTTGGTAGATTGATTTGTTTGGTTACAAATGGGGGAAATGAGAAGAAGAAAACTTCTTTTACTTTTGAGAAGTTTGTTTCTCGTGAATGTTCTTACAGTGATTCTGCTTGTTCAACTTCTGTTTCTGAAGATTTTGCTGCTTCTTTATCGATTTTGGAACCTTCTGATCCATGGCGTCCATTTTTATCCCAAGTGCTTGAG GTATTTGCAGATGAACTTTTGCTACATAGACTTTTGAGAGAATATCTTATGCGTGTTGATTCTGCATCTAGCTCAAGCAGGGTGCTTTTTAGGTCCCATTTTGTTCATGGTTATAGTGGAAGTGTATTGGAGGTGATTTCTGTTCATTTTATCTTATCACTTTCAGATGAACAAGCATTTGAGACTTTCCCCAAAAGATTATGTGGCAGATGGGGCAAAGACTTTAGACATCCTGAGCTAAGCCTGACTGCAGCCATATCACTACTTAATCCAATCGTACTTTCGGGGCCAAAAATATTCCAGGCACATGTGATTTTATTGGTTTCTGAAGCAATTGCTATAGAAAGTTCTTCAGAGAGTTTTAGACCTAATCTTAAACTTATGACCTGTTACCTAACAGCATTTGAAATGTCTGTCATCTTGTACACTGGATATATGACCAATCTGCTTATGGATGGTCATCCAATCGGTTATAAAGGTTCTTATGCAGATTCTCCTATGTTTGGCAGAAGCTTTCAATCTTCTTTTGAATGTTATATTCAAGAGTCCACAAGCGCGAAAATAGATGATCTTGGCGTTAAATTAGATTCTTCATGGAACTCACATGTTTGCAATATGTTCTGTAAAGAAACTTCTGAGCTTATGGCTGAGGCCATTGCATACATAAACAATGGTGAACAGGTTGTTGATGAATCTTGTAAAGATGATATTTTGTCAATTTCCAGTGCTATAATAATTGGATCGTTTTCAGACATTTCGGGTGATGCAGTATTATTTGGAAAGAAGGAAACAAGTCCACAAGATGTGTATCTTCTGGCTGCTTTACTAAAGTTAATGAGTAATTCAATGTCAGCAGTTATTTGGTGTTTAAGGCATGATGCTAATTCGGGTAGTTTGAAAACCTTAGCAAATGCCTCATCATGCAAGGAATATGATTTCATTGTGGATGTTATTGGCTGTTTTCAACATTTCAATGCATCTTTACCAAATCAGAAGAAAATGTTTAACTTGATGAAAGCTGGCCTCGTCACGCATAAGAGTAGCAAGTGGATACTTATGCATTTTCAGGGCTTGTTATCATTATGTTTTGCTAGTGGTATTGATTTCTTAGTGAAGAATTGTGTATCCATGATTATGACACTGATGAACCTCTATGCTTTCGAAGATGGTAGTTTAGATGCTTTGAGAATATTGCTCGTTTATGGCGCAGAAACCATTTCATCTGAAGCGCCTCCTGACAAAGTTAGTAAG ATTCCTCGATTAAGTAGAAAGATTGTTTCAAATATTCAGAAGAcaaaatcaacatacttgag CAGTACAGAATCTTCTTCATTTTCCCATTTAAGATCAGAAGATGAGAAAGCCGAAGCTACACAGAATACCTCCATCCGAAAGTCCAGGACAGAGTCGAATGTTGGTACCGAGGAGGAAACAGAGCAGTCCTGCACTGGAAAAATCTTCTTACAATGTGTGGTAGAAAACCCCAGAAACACACACGAGTGTGATGATTTGTTAGACTTCATCGAATGTAAGGAGGGCAAGGATTATCCCCACTGGTTGAAGAATCGATCGAAATATCGAAAGTGGAAAACAGATAAAATGGCAGTTCTAAGgtggaagaaaaagaaaaaaacttggaAATTCATGGCAGGAGGAGGTAAAGCTTAG